In one Melaminivora jejuensis genomic region, the following are encoded:
- a CDS encoding type II toxin-antitoxin system RelE/ParE family toxin: MAIQSLADSDTRALFEQQRVRRWVHIETVALRKLAMLHRAAVLDDLRIPPGNRLEALQGDRKGQHSIRINDQWRVCFVWQNGHATQVQIVDYH; this comes from the coding sequence ATGGCGATCCAATCCCTTGCCGACTCCGACACCCGAGCTTTGTTCGAGCAGCAGCGGGTCAGGCGCTGGGTGCACATTGAGACGGTCGCCCTGCGCAAGCTGGCCATGCTGCACCGCGCTGCGGTACTGGATGACCTGCGCATCCCGCCCGGCAACCGCCTGGAAGCCCTGCAGGGCGATCGCAAGGGCCAGCACAGCATCCGCATCAATGACCAGTGGCGCGTGTGCTTCGTCTGGCAGAACGGACACGCCACGCAGGTGCAAATCGTTGACTACCACTGA
- a CDS encoding site-specific DNA-methyltransferase, translating to MPTLNWIGKEAVVKHHKEVPFRLLEPVPELSCGPGQGKDSGNLIVQGDNLHALKALLPRYAGQVKCIYIDPPYNTGNEGWVYNDNVNSPEIRKWLGEVVGKEGETLDRHDRWLCMMYPRLVLLKQFLREDGLIFVSLDDNEQHSLRWLMDEVFQRKNFVAQFVWNTEGHTDNQFHVKVNHEYVICYAMNSERVAFGHIIDPNTREESNLWAGFAENSITKNGSANPPSEIVLPVGFPVAAAEIDLPASEIPVGLVQAMTEEGLSSNPLKRRFGKIQFPLRLDPMKGVSGKLTSSCRVFSGWANANKLRRFIENSCLPLDEDDGQLKFFLSASGVIYYRKDRGEKARNILSVLRGFGTTEKMRAELERMNISFSYPKPKELIKYIIRMGSEEGDIILDSFAGSGTTGHAALEMAAEGERRHFILIEMSDSTAKDIARKRLELVSGGLMGAVGENVQGAGGGFQYCRLSAEPLFAADGQIRNDVKFAQLAEFVWFAETGTGFTGTADSPLLGVHEGRAIYLLYNGILKDKSVGGGNVLTGPVFEALPKFAGPKVIYAAANRMGARAAREGVTFKQTPYALEV from the coding sequence ATGCCCACACTGAACTGGATCGGCAAAGAAGCCGTCGTCAAGCACCACAAGGAAGTGCCATTCCGTCTGCTGGAGCCGGTACCGGAGCTCTCCTGCGGCCCGGGGCAGGGCAAAGACTCGGGCAACCTCATCGTGCAGGGCGACAACCTGCATGCGCTCAAGGCGCTGCTGCCGCGCTATGCCGGGCAGGTGAAGTGCATCTACATCGACCCGCCTTACAACACCGGCAATGAAGGCTGGGTCTACAACGACAACGTCAACAGCCCGGAGATCCGGAAATGGCTGGGCGAAGTGGTCGGCAAGGAAGGCGAGACGCTGGATCGGCACGACCGCTGGCTGTGCATGATGTACCCGCGGCTGGTGTTGCTGAAGCAGTTTTTGAGAGAAGACGGTTTAATTTTCGTGTCTTTGGATGATAACGAGCAGCACTCTCTACGTTGGCTTATGGATGAAGTATTTCAACGAAAAAACTTTGTGGCACAGTTTGTTTGGAATACCGAAGGTCATACAGATAATCAATTTCATGTAAAAGTAAATCATGAATATGTTATCTGTTATGCGATGAATTCAGAGAGGGTGGCTTTCGGGCACATCATCGATCCGAATACTAGAGAGGAAAGTAATTTATGGGCTGGATTTGCGGAAAATTCCATTACAAAAAATGGGTCTGCAAATCCTCCTAGTGAAATTGTATTGCCTGTCGGTTTTCCCGTGGCGGCTGCTGAAATTGATCTTCCAGCAAGTGAAATACCTGTAGGTTTGGTTCAAGCAATGACTGAAGAAGGACTGTCAAGTAATCCTCTAAAGAGGCGTTTTGGCAAAATTCAATTTCCTCTAAGATTGGATCCAATGAAGGGGGTTAGTGGAAAGCTAACTTCTTCTTGCAGGGTTTTTTCTGGCTGGGCGAATGCTAATAAATTGCGCCGCTTCATTGAAAATAGCTGCCTTCCATTGGATGAAGATGACGGACAGCTGAAATTTTTTCTATCGGCAAGCGGTGTTATCTATTACAGAAAAGATCGCGGTGAGAAGGCTAGGAATATTCTTTCAGTGTTGCGTGGTTTTGGGACGACAGAAAAAATGCGTGCTGAACTTGAAAGGATGAATATTAGCTTCAGCTACCCTAAGCCCAAAGAATTAATAAAGTATATTATCAGGATGGGCTCTGAGGAGGGTGATATTATTTTGGATTCTTTTGCGGGCAGTGGCACGACTGGGCACGCTGCTCTAGAAATGGCTGCAGAAGGGGAGAGAAGGCATTTTATTCTTATTGAGATGAGCGATTCCACTGCAAAAGATATCGCAAGGAAGCGGTTGGAGCTAGTTTCCGGCGGTCTTATGGGCGCTGTAGGGGAAAATGTTCAAGGAGCGGGTGGCGGTTTCCAATATTGTCGCCTGTCTGCCGAGCCCCTTTTCGCAGCAGACGGCCAGATACGCAACGATGTGAAGTTTGCCCAGTTAGCCGAATTCGTCTGGTTTGCCGAAACCGGCACCGGTTTTACCGGCACCGCCGACTCTCCGCTGTTGGGCGTGCATGAAGGCCGCGCCATCTACCTGCTCTACAACGGCATCCTCAAGGACAAATCTGTGGGCGGCGGGAACGTGCTCACCGGCCCGGTATTCGAGGCGCTGCCGAAGTTTGCCGGCCCGAAAGTGATCTATGCCGCTGCCAATCGCATGGGTGCCCGCGCCGCACGCGAAGGCGTCACTTTCAAGCAAACCCCTTATGCGCTAGAGGTGTAG
- a CDS encoding DNA topoisomerase IV subunit B, translating into MASKAQHHPAHDYGERSIRVLKGLEPVKQRPGMYTRTDNPLHIIQEVLDNAADEALAGYGKKIRVTLHLDGSVSVEDDGRGIPFGLHPEEKAPVVELVFTRLHAGGKFDKGQGGAYSFSGGLHGVGVSVTNALSTRMEVATHREGQVARLVFAGGDVVEPLAARPLQPGERKQGTTVRAWPDAKYFESSHLPMGELTHLLRSKAVLMPGVAVTLYNEKTRETQTWQYKGGLRDYLAQTLPADPVIPMFEGEGFADAGNDHFAEGEGAAWAVAFTEEGAPVRESYVNLIPTSAGGTHDSGLRDGLFQAVKSFIELHGLLPKGVKLMPEDVFARASYVLSAKVLDPQFQGQIKERLNSRDAVRLVSSFVRPALELWLHQHVDYGRKLAELAIKAAQTRQRAGQKVEKKKGSGVAVLPGKLTDCESRDTAYNEVFLVEGDSAGGSAKMGRDKETQAILPLRGKVLNTWEVERDRLFANTEVHDIAVAIGVDPHGPQDEPDLSGLRYGKVCILSDADVDGSHIQVLLLTLFFRHFPKLIEAGHIYVARPPLFRVDIPARGRKPAAKLYALDEAELTAILDKAAKEGVARERCQISRFKGLGEMNAEQLWETTLNPDTRRLMPVQLGAAGHEATAALMTRLMGKGEAGSRRELMELHGDSVEVDV; encoded by the coding sequence TTGGCCGGCTACGGCAAGAAAATCCGCGTGACGCTGCACCTGGATGGCTCGGTCAGCGTCGAGGACGATGGCCGGGGCATCCCGTTTGGCCTGCACCCCGAGGAAAAGGCCCCCGTGGTCGAGCTGGTCTTCACCCGGCTGCACGCCGGCGGCAAGTTCGACAAGGGCCAGGGCGGTGCCTACAGCTTCTCGGGCGGCCTGCACGGCGTGGGCGTGTCGGTGACCAATGCGCTGTCCACGCGCATGGAGGTGGCCACGCACCGCGAAGGGCAGGTGGCGCGCCTGGTCTTTGCCGGCGGCGACGTGGTCGAGCCGCTGGCGGCCCGGCCCCTGCAGCCCGGCGAGCGCAAGCAGGGCACGACGGTGCGCGCCTGGCCCGACGCGAAGTATTTCGAGTCCAGCCACCTGCCTATGGGCGAACTCACGCACCTGCTGCGCAGCAAGGCGGTGCTGATGCCCGGCGTCGCCGTCACGCTGTACAACGAAAAAACGCGCGAGACGCAAACCTGGCAATACAAGGGCGGCCTACGCGACTATCTGGCGCAGACACTGCCCGCCGACCCGGTCATCCCCATGTTCGAGGGCGAGGGTTTTGCCGATGCCGGCAACGACCACTTTGCCGAAGGCGAGGGCGCAGCCTGGGCCGTGGCCTTCACCGAAGAAGGCGCGCCGGTGCGCGAGAGCTACGTCAACCTGATCCCCACATCCGCCGGCGGCACGCACGACAGCGGCCTGCGCGATGGCCTGTTCCAGGCCGTCAAGAGCTTCATCGAGCTGCACGGCCTGCTGCCCAAGGGCGTCAAGCTCATGCCCGAGGACGTGTTCGCCCGCGCCAGCTACGTGCTGTCGGCCAAGGTGCTCGATCCGCAGTTCCAGGGCCAGATCAAGGAGCGGCTGAACTCGCGCGATGCCGTGCGGCTGGTGTCCAGCTTCGTGCGTCCGGCGCTCGAACTGTGGCTGCATCAGCACGTGGACTACGGCAGGAAGCTGGCGGAGCTGGCCATCAAGGCGGCGCAGACCCGCCAGCGCGCCGGCCAGAAGGTCGAGAAGAAAAAAGGCTCGGGCGTGGCCGTGCTGCCCGGCAAGCTCACCGACTGCGAAAGTCGCGATACGGCGTACAACGAAGTTTTCCTGGTCGAGGGCGACTCCGCCGGCGGCAGCGCCAAGATGGGCCGCGACAAGGAGACGCAAGCCATCTTGCCGCTGCGCGGCAAGGTGCTCAACACCTGGGAGGTCGAGCGCGACCGGCTGTTTGCCAACACCGAAGTGCACGACATCGCCGTGGCCATCGGCGTCGATCCGCACGGCCCGCAGGACGAGCCGGATCTGTCCGGCCTGCGCTACGGCAAGGTCTGCATCCTGTCGGACGCGGACGTGGACGGCTCGCACATCCAGGTGCTGCTGCTGACGCTGTTCTTTCGCCACTTCCCCAAGCTGATCGAGGCCGGCCACATCTACGTGGCGCGCCCGCCCTTGTTTCGCGTGGACATCCCGGCGCGCGGCAGAAAGCCGGCGGCCAAGCTCTACGCGCTGGACGAGGCGGAACTGACCGCCATCCTGGACAAGGCCGCCAAGGAAGGCGTGGCGCGCGAACGCTGCCAGATCAGCCGCTTCAAGGGCCTGGGCGAGATGAACGCCGAGCAGCTGTGGGAAACCACGCTCAACCCCGACACGCGCCGATTGATGCCGGTGCAGCTGGGCGCTGCGGGCCACGAGGCCACGGCAGCACTCATGACCCGCCTGATGGGCAAGGGCGAGGCCGGCTCGCGGCGCGAGCTGATGGAGCTGCATGGGGATTCGGTCGAGGTGGATGTGTGA
- a CDS encoding HigA family addiction module antitoxin: MTTQVAWPHPGEILLHEFLEPMGLTQYRLAKEIGVSQRRIGEIVAGTRSITVDTGLRLSKFFGTSDGFWAGLQFDYDTAIAKERMADVLAQIRRFEHEPAQ, translated from the coding sequence ATGACCACCCAAGTCGCATGGCCGCACCCCGGTGAAATCCTGCTGCATGAGTTTCTGGAACCCATGGGCCTGACCCAGTACCGGCTGGCCAAGGAGATTGGCGTCTCGCAGCGCCGCATTGGCGAGATCGTGGCGGGCACGCGCTCCATCACCGTCGATACTGGGCTGCGGTTGTCGAAATTTTTTGGGACGTCCGACGGATTCTGGGCGGGGCTGCAGTTCGATTACGACACGGCCATCGCCAAGGAACGCATGGCCGATGTGCTGGCGCAGATTCGGCGCTTCGAGCATGAACCCGCCCAGTGA